The following proteins are encoded in a genomic region of Ostrea edulis chromosome 7, xbOstEdul1.1, whole genome shotgun sequence:
- the LOC125656380 gene encoding perlucin-like protein isoform X3, whose product MHAVEDTMNPNISKLAFCFALVGLVNSQLLYDGHSESLKYELMQKLEKALSDGENLQKQVTQLNKEIQVLKRWMRCPQNWVSYSKSCYKLFLSKESWNDAQVRCSSYGAVLADITTAEENAFIVNKILRSASSISHGVWAGATDVRKEGEWTWWSTNTTMSFINWNDNQPDNWHKSGGTVTLIVSMYFT is encoded by the exons ATGCACGCCGTTGAAGATACCATGAATCCCAACATTTCAAAATTGGCCTTTTGTTTTGCTTTGGTTGGTCTTGTAAATTCACAGTTGCTCTATGATGGACATTCGGAAAGCCTAAAGTATGAACTGATGCAGAAGCTCGAGAAAGCATTGAGCG ATGGAGAAAATCTGCAAAAGCAAGTTACTCAGTTGAATAAGGAAATTCAAGTGTTGAAAAGATGGATGC GTTGTCCACAAAACTGGGTGTCGTATAGTAAATCCTGCTACAAACTGTTCTTGTCAAAAGAATCCTGGAATGATGCTCAA GTTCGGTGTTCTTCCTATGGGGCGGTGTTAGCAGACATAACAACGGCGGAAGAAAATGCCTTTATTGTGAACAAAATCCTACGCAGTGCTTCCTCGATTTCAC ATGGTGTTTGGGCAGGAGCAACAGATGTCAGAAAAGAAGGGGAGTGGACATGGTGGTCCACCAACACCACAATGTCTTTTATCAACTGGAATGATAATCAACCCGATAATTGGCATAAAAGTGGAG GCACAGTAACCTTGATAGTATCCATGTATTTCACATAG
- the LOC125656380 gene encoding CD209 antigen-like protein E isoform X2 codes for MHAVEDTMNPNISKLAFCFALVGLVNSQLLYDGHSESLKYELMQKLEKALSDGENLQKQVTQLNKEIQVLKRWMRCPQNWVSYSKSCYKLFLSKESWNDAQVRCSSYGAVLADITTAEENAFIVNKILRSASSISHGVWAGATDVRKEGEWTWWSTNTTMSFINWNDNQPDNWHKSGVTSKQKIPQSLSCSRHISIFY; via the exons ATGCACGCCGTTGAAGATACCATGAATCCCAACATTTCAAAATTGGCCTTTTGTTTTGCTTTGGTTGGTCTTGTAAATTCACAGTTGCTCTATGATGGACATTCGGAAAGCCTAAAGTATGAACTGATGCAGAAGCTCGAGAAAGCATTGAGCG ATGGAGAAAATCTGCAAAAGCAAGTTACTCAGTTGAATAAGGAAATTCAAGTGTTGAAAAGATGGATGC GTTGTCCACAAAACTGGGTGTCGTATAGTAAATCCTGCTACAAACTGTTCTTGTCAAAAGAATCCTGGAATGATGCTCAA GTTCGGTGTTCTTCCTATGGGGCGGTGTTAGCAGACATAACAACGGCGGAAGAAAATGCCTTTATTGTGAACAAAATCCTACGCAGTGCTTCCTCGATTTCAC ATGGTGTTTGGGCAGGAGCAACAGATGTCAGAAAAGAAGGGGAGTGGACATGGTGGTCCACCAACACCACAATGTCTTTTATCAACTGGAATGATAATCAACCCGATAATTGGCATAAAAGTGGAG TGACCTCGAAgcaaaagataccacagagtctTTCATGTTCGCGCCAtatttcgatattttattga
- the LOC125656380 gene encoding perlucin-like protein isoform X1, producing the protein MHAVEDTMNPNISKLAFCFALVGLVNSQLLYDGHSESLKYELMQKLEKALSDGENLQKQVTQLNKEIQVLKRWMRCPQNWVSYSKSCYKLFLSKESWNDAQVRCSSYGAVLADITTAEENAFIVNKILRSASSISHGVWAGATDVRKEGEWTWWSTNTTMSFINWNDNQPDNWHKSGGEHCLELSKGFGWKWNDYECHKKIEFLCETEANY; encoded by the exons ATGCACGCCGTTGAAGATACCATGAATCCCAACATTTCAAAATTGGCCTTTTGTTTTGCTTTGGTTGGTCTTGTAAATTCACAGTTGCTCTATGATGGACATTCGGAAAGCCTAAAGTATGAACTGATGCAGAAGCTCGAGAAAGCATTGAGCG ATGGAGAAAATCTGCAAAAGCAAGTTACTCAGTTGAATAAGGAAATTCAAGTGTTGAAAAGATGGATGC GTTGTCCACAAAACTGGGTGTCGTATAGTAAATCCTGCTACAAACTGTTCTTGTCAAAAGAATCCTGGAATGATGCTCAA GTTCGGTGTTCTTCCTATGGGGCGGTGTTAGCAGACATAACAACGGCGGAAGAAAATGCCTTTATTGTGAACAAAATCCTACGCAGTGCTTCCTCGATTTCAC ATGGTGTTTGGGCAGGAGCAACAGATGTCAGAAAAGAAGGGGAGTGGACATGGTGGTCCACCAACACCACAATGTCTTTTATCAACTGGAATGATAATCAACCCGATAATTGGCATAAAAGTGGAGGTGAACATTGTTTAGAATTGTCAAAAGGCTTTGGGTGGAAGTGGAATGATTATGAATGCCATAAGAAAATAGAATTCCTTTGCGAAACTGAAGCAAACTactag